A region of Desulfolithobacter dissulfuricans DNA encodes the following proteins:
- a CDS encoding SLC13 family permease, with amino-acid sequence MEKWKHRLSLAFAVVMGCLLVTCSAAWAAEAAASADTIVFTPKMGVVMGALGLAILLFIFEWVRVDVVGIIMMVILPILGVVSPKEAISGLSSNAVVSIIAVIIIGAGLDKTGCMNVLARNILKIAGRSESRIMTLIAGTVAFISSFMQNIGAAALFMPAAIRIGRQTGIPVSRILMPMGFCAIIGGTITLVGASPTILLNDLIEQANSLGFLPERVEPLGLFTQTPIGLALVASAILYFIFLGRFILPAKSDGAGGEGSLVPDSIADTYHMIDTLYELEVPEDFSDPRTLQEMKIREDYHINIIALYHARRKSKSLAPRKTERLEPGDVFAVIARSKDSVLRFAKDFGIKFKGDLDVFGEDLSPNNAGMMEGIITERSELVGKTLSEVHFKEAFEVNPITICSGGYCLFGDISEHRLKVGDAILMFGPWSVFHWLKQKNTFVFTTEVKGELMREDKAKTAVFWLIVALSMVLGYKPFMAMLGFPDMKMSLSVCLLTGALGMILTKVMTVDEAYESVDWMTVFLLGGLIPLGLAFQKTGAAEFIATTIMNAIGSVPTIIFLLVVGLLTSFFTLVVSNVGATVLLVPLCMSMAVKAGADPRVTAMVVAIAASNTFVLPTHQVNALIMRPGGYRTVDYAKAGAGMTILFLVVLLAMLYLFY; translated from the coding sequence ATGGAAAAATGGAAACACCGATTATCACTGGCTTTTGCTGTGGTCATGGGGTGTCTGCTTGTGACCTGTTCGGCGGCCTGGGCCGCCGAGGCCGCGGCCAGTGCAGATACCATCGTCTTTACGCCCAAGATGGGCGTTGTCATGGGCGCCCTGGGCCTGGCCATCCTGTTGTTCATTTTTGAGTGGGTCCGGGTGGATGTGGTGGGCATCATCATGATGGTCATATTGCCCATCCTCGGCGTCGTGAGTCCCAAGGAGGCCATCAGCGGTCTGTCCAGTAATGCCGTGGTTTCTATCATCGCCGTTATCATTATCGGTGCCGGTCTGGACAAGACCGGGTGCATGAATGTTCTGGCCCGCAATATCTTAAAGATAGCCGGCCGTTCCGAGAGTCGGATCATGACCCTGATCGCCGGTACCGTGGCCTTCATATCAAGCTTCATGCAGAATATCGGCGCCGCCGCCCTGTTCATGCCCGCCGCCATTCGTATCGGTCGTCAGACAGGCATCCCGGTCTCCCGTATTCTCATGCCCATGGGGTTCTGCGCCATCATCGGTGGTACCATCACCCTGGTCGGTGCCAGCCCGACGATCCTGCTCAACGATCTGATCGAGCAGGCCAACAGCCTTGGTTTTCTGCCGGAACGGGTGGAGCCGTTGGGCCTGTTCACCCAGACCCCCATCGGTCTTGCCCTGGTAGCCAGCGCCATCCTGTATTTTATCTTCCTGGGTCGCTTCATTCTGCCGGCCAAGTCTGATGGTGCCGGCGGGGAAGGCAGCCTGGTACCGGATTCCATCGCCGATACCTACCACATGATTGACACCCTGTACGAACTGGAGGTTCCTGAAGATTTCAGTGATCCACGGACTCTGCAGGAGATGAAGATTCGCGAAGACTATCACATCAACATCATTGCCCTCTACCACGCCCGGCGGAAGAGCAAGAGCCTGGCCCCGCGCAAGACCGAGCGCCTCGAGCCTGGGGACGTCTTTGCGGTCATAGCCCGCTCAAAGGACTCTGTCCTGCGGTTTGCCAAGGACTTCGGGATCAAGTTCAAGGGAGACCTGGACGTCTTTGGCGAGGATCTCTCCCCCAACAACGCCGGCATGATGGAAGGTATCATCACCGAACGCTCCGAGCTGGTCGGCAAGACCCTCTCCGAGGTTCACTTCAAGGAGGCGTTCGAGGTGAATCCCATCACCATCTGCAGTGGTGGCTACTGCCTCTTTGGCGACATCTCCGAGCACCGGCTGAAAGTTGGTGACGCCATTCTGATGTTTGGTCCCTGGTCGGTTTTCCACTGGCTCAAGCAGAAAAACACCTTTGTCTTCACCACCGAGGTCAAGGGTGAACTGATGCGCGAGGACAAGGCAAAAACCGCCGTATTCTGGCTCATCGTCGCCCTGAGCATGGTTCTTGGCTACAAACCGTTCATGGCCATGCTCGGTTTTCCGGACATGAAAATGTCACTGTCGGTCTGTCTGCTCACCGGTGCTCTCGGTATGATCCTGACCAAGGTCATGACCGTGGACGAGGCGTATGAATCCGTAGACTGGATGACGGTTTTTCTCCTCGGCGGTCTGATTCCCCTGGGTCTGGCCTTCCAGAAAACCGGTGCGGCTGAGTTCATCGCCACCACCATCATGAATGCCATCGGCTCGGTGCCGACGATTATCTTCCTGCTGGTGGTCGGCCTGCTTACGTCCTTTTTTACCCTGGTGGTTTCCAATGTGGGAGCCACGGTTCTGCTGGTACCCCTGTGTATGTCCATGGCGGTCAAGGCAGGTGCAGATCCCCGGGTCACGGCCATGGTTGTGGCCATTGCGGCATCCAACACCTTTGTCCTGCCGACCCATCAGGTCAATGCCCTGATCATGCGTCCCGGCGGATATAGAACAGTTGATTACGCCAAGGCAGGCGCCGGCATGACCATCCTCTTTCTGGTCGTGCTGCTCGCCATGCTTTATCTGTTCTATTAA
- a CDS encoding ArsB/NhaD family transporter: MHTSRVQPTLSIRALFWLLTILYVFCSAPVSASGVAATHQSADNGPTGQLSVFGKIVNPHGAGVGDAEVTVFLNGQELVPPAGGHGGHGPAMIKTESDGSFQAVFHVPQADIETAIIEVEAYKPSYSREKIKIDGAEISRGDAGTSVRVDVEVKRSQGPAFWIATIVFVLAYILISFELLHRTLAAMLGASVMLVISYTVGTFNPEYHILSYESAIRAIDMNVIFLLMGMMIIVGILKHTGVFQWCAYKCYQLARGNVMMLAVILMSFTAVSSAFLDNVTTMLLLTPVSIEIALSLGISPLALLIPEILASNVGGTATLIGDPPNIMIGSYAALTFTDFVKNLAPVCVVSMVVLFGYTRMVYGGQYKKAHVTDIQAFIAKLREEYQITDANLLSVGLIVMGIVVGMFLTHGVLHMEVSIAALFGAALLFTYGMVTKKIDLLELIEKDIEWTTLLFFMFLFILVGAVEETGLLDIVADWVLNLSHGNLTTSIILILWVSAIMSAFVDNIPFTATMLPIVAYLTQVIPGAESGVLWWALAFGACFGGNGTMIGASANVVTIGIAESAGYPMKFIGFMKVAFPYMIVSVAIANVWLLLAY; the protein is encoded by the coding sequence ATGCACACGTCACGAGTACAACCAACTCTTTCCATCCGGGCGCTGTTCTGGCTGCTGACCATCTTGTATGTGTTTTGCAGTGCGCCTGTTTCTGCCAGTGGGGTTGCAGCAACGCACCAGAGTGCGGACAACGGCCCCACCGGTCAGCTTTCGGTCTTCGGAAAGATCGTCAATCCCCATGGGGCCGGCGTCGGCGATGCCGAGGTGACGGTCTTCCTCAACGGTCAGGAACTTGTTCCACCGGCAGGCGGTCATGGTGGTCACGGTCCGGCCATGATCAAAACCGAATCCGACGGTTCCTTCCAGGCCGTATTTCATGTCCCCCAGGCAGACATTGAAACAGCCATCATCGAGGTGGAAGCCTACAAGCCCAGTTACAGCAGGGAAAAGATCAAGATTGACGGGGCCGAGATCAGCCGCGGGGATGCCGGCACCAGTGTCCGGGTCGACGTGGAGGTCAAGCGGAGCCAGGGCCCGGCCTTCTGGATCGCCACGATTGTCTTTGTCCTTGCCTATATCCTGATCTCGTTCGAACTGCTGCACCGCACCCTGGCCGCCATGCTCGGGGCCTCGGTCATGCTGGTGATCAGCTACACTGTCGGTACCTTTAATCCTGAGTACCATATTCTGTCCTATGAGAGCGCCATCAGAGCCATTGACATGAATGTGATCTTCTTGCTCATGGGTATGATGATCATTGTCGGTATCCTCAAGCATACCGGTGTGTTCCAGTGGTGCGCCTACAAGTGTTACCAGCTGGCCCGCGGCAACGTGATGATGCTGGCGGTGATCCTGATGTCGTTCACCGCCGTATCCTCCGCCTTTCTCGACAATGTCACCACCATGCTGCTGCTGACTCCGGTCTCCATTGAGATCGCCCTGTCGCTTGGTATTTCGCCCCTGGCCCTGCTGATCCCCGAGATCCTCGCCTCAAATGTCGGTGGTACGGCAACCTTGATCGGTGATCCGCCCAATATCATGATCGGTTCCTACGCTGCCCTGACCTTCACCGATTTCGTCAAGAACCTGGCCCCGGTCTGCGTGGTCAGCATGGTGGTTCTCTTTGGCTACACCAGGATGGTCTATGGCGGACAGTACAAGAAAGCCCATGTGACAGATATCCAGGCCTTTATCGCCAAGCTGCGGGAAGAGTACCAGATCACCGATGCCAACCTGCTCTCGGTGGGGCTGATCGTTATGGGTATTGTGGTGGGCATGTTCCTCACCCACGGCGTCCTCCACATGGAGGTGTCTATCGCCGCCCTGTTCGGAGCGGCCCTGCTCTTCACCTATGGCATGGTGACCAAGAAGATCGATCTCCTGGAGCTGATCGAAAAGGATATCGAGTGGACCACCCTGCTCTTTTTCATGTTCCTCTTCATTCTGGTGGGGGCGGTGGAGGAAACCGGACTGCTCGATATCGTTGCCGACTGGGTTCTCAACCTGTCCCACGGTAACCTGACCACCTCCATTATCCTCATCCTCTGGGTGTCGGCCATCATGAGCGCCTTTGTCGACAACATACCCTTTACCGCCACCATGCTGCCCATTGTCGCCTACCTGACCCAGGTCATTCCCGGGGCGGAGAGCGGCGTGCTCTGGTGGGCACTGGCCTTTGGCGCCTGTTTCGGTGGTAACGGAACCATGATCGGCGCCAGTGCCAACGTGGTGACCATCGGTATTGCCGAATCGGCCGGGTATC